The stretch of DNA GGCAAAAGAAAAAATGAATCAAGTTAATAGAGTAATTTTTTAAAGGAGCGTAATGAAGACTAAAAAAATGTTTTGTGCAGAGAGAGTTCAAAGACTTATGATGAGTATGTTTTTGTTGCTTATTTTAGCTCTTTTGGCAAAAGGGTATAGCGTAGCAGGATTGGTATTGTTGGCGTTTATGTCGATTATGTTGTTTATTCACTTTATTTTTGATTTTTGTCCTTCAACAGTTGTTTTGACAAAAATCTTCGGAAGTTGTTATTGCGAATGTAAGGATGAAGAATGAAAATAAGCTACAAAGACGCCGGTGTCGATATTGATGCCGGAAATTCGTTGGTAGATAAAATTAAACCGGTAGTAAAAGAGACTTTTAACGAAAACGTAGTCGGTGGAATAGGAAGTTTCGCCGGAGCTTTCAGACTTCCTGCGGGATATAAAAAGCCGGTATTACTATCCGCGACAGACGGAGTGGGTACTAAACTGAAACTTGCAATCGATGCAAAAAAATATGATACAGTCGGAATCGATTTGGTTGCTATGTGTGTAAACGATTTGATTTGTAACTTCGGAGAACCTCTATTTTTCTTAGACTATTACGCAACGGGCAAACTTGACGTTGATGCGGCCGCTGATGTTATTAAAGGAATAGCTAAAGGGTGTAAACAAGCCGAGTGCGCTTTAATAGGCGGAGAAACGGCCGAAATGCCAGGTATGTATAGTGAAAATGATTTTGACTTGGCAGGATTTGCTGTGGGAATCGCTGAAGAAGACGAACTTAATCCTAAAGTAAAAGAAGGTGATATTTTAGTCGCTCTTCCAAGCAGCGGAATTCATTCAAACGGATATTCGCTTGTAAGAAAGCTTTTCTTTGAAAAATTAAATATGAAATTCGATGACGAAATCGACGGTAAAAAACTTATCGACATACTTTTAACTCCTACAAGAATTTACGTAAAAGATTTCAAACGTCTAAAACCTTATATTCACGCACTCGCACACATCACAGGCGGAGGAATCGTAGAAAATTTACCAAGAGTATTGCCTGATGATTTGGAGGCTGTGGTATATAAAGATAAAATCAAAGTTCTTCCGATTTTCGAATTTATGAGTAAATACGTTGATGAAGCGGAAATGTATAGAACGTTTAATATGGGAGTCGGATTGATTCTTGCGGTTGATGAAAAAGACGTTGATGAAGTGCTTAAAAACAGCGACGGTTATGTTATCGGTGAAATTCAAAAAGGCAAAAAAGGAGTAAAACTAAAATGAACCCCTCCCGTTTGCTTTCAAAAATAGTTGTTAAAATAGCAAGAACTCCCTTTCCTAAATTCATTCAATGCTTTATCAACAAAACATACGTAAAAATCTTCAAAATAGATATGAGCGAATATACGCCTGAAGACCCTTGCGAATATCCTACTTTAAACGATTTGTTTATCAGACACAAAAAATATATCGAGTTTTATGAAGACAAAGATATTTTCGTAAGTCCGAGCGATTCTATGGTTATTTGTGACGGAGAAATAGAAGATGATACCGTTTATCAAATCAAAGGAAAAAAATACGATATAAAAGAGCTGATTCCTTATG from Caminibacter pacificus encodes:
- a CDS encoding phosphoribosylaminoimidazole synthetase produces the protein MKTKKMFCAERVQRLMMSMFLLLILALLAKGYSVAGLVLLAFMSIMLFIHFIFDFCPSTVVLTKIFGSCYCECKDEE
- the purM gene encoding phosphoribosylformylglycinamidine cyclo-ligase, whose amino-acid sequence is MKISYKDAGVDIDAGNSLVDKIKPVVKETFNENVVGGIGSFAGAFRLPAGYKKPVLLSATDGVGTKLKLAIDAKKYDTVGIDLVAMCVNDLICNFGEPLFFLDYYATGKLDVDAAADVIKGIAKGCKQAECALIGGETAEMPGMYSENDFDLAGFAVGIAEEDELNPKVKEGDILVALPSSGIHSNGYSLVRKLFFEKLNMKFDDEIDGKKLIDILLTPTRIYVKDFKRLKPYIHALAHITGGGIVENLPRVLPDDLEAVVYKDKIKVLPIFEFMSKYVDEAEMYRTFNMGVGLILAVDEKDVDEVLKNSDGYVIGEIQKGKKGVKLK